In one Corallococcus sp. EGB genomic region, the following are encoded:
- a CDS encoding mucoidy inhibitor MuiA family protein translates to MTLLPLTLLALATTSQVSSVVIYPDRAEVTREQKVTCTGATTAVFEHLPEAASRESFRARANGATLEGLTAEAVTLEVSVRPERQKWEARNVELDREGEVLDAAAARAEDLERLALGFTHVAVDRITQELTGPKPDTRAWASAFDSALAVRLRAVKEARDVADKQRALQRKRAEVQSELTRLKVLAERGEQRVEVRLSCPEGSQVRVALSYLVGGTSWEPLYEARALESSGLVELTTLATVRQRSGEDWAGAKLFLSTALPRQDATPPEVTPLYVSAWKRPKERKVLVRRDEFGQHAEAGPGEEKAEGQGLRVVDQGLSVQWEAQEATRVPGDGTAVRVRIGRHRLKADFSWRTAPKLLPVVFRVARLNNTTPFPLLAGPVGIFRDTGYLGHQQLERVARGAPFELAFGVEEGLRVKRTVVAEVQRPKGLFGGKQRFRYVYRFELANLRSQPELVELSEHIPVSELDDVQVELEPESTAGYTLAEDDGIATWKVALPSGGKRTVDLAFHVDAPSSYDTGRL, encoded by the coding sequence ATGACCTTGTTGCCATTGACGCTCCTCGCGCTTGCCACCACGTCCCAGGTGTCCTCCGTCGTCATCTACCCGGACCGCGCGGAGGTGACGCGCGAGCAGAAAGTGACGTGCACGGGCGCCACCACCGCCGTCTTCGAGCACCTGCCCGAGGCTGCCTCGCGCGAGAGCTTCCGCGCCCGCGCCAACGGCGCCACGCTGGAGGGACTCACCGCTGAAGCCGTGACGCTCGAGGTGTCGGTGCGGCCGGAGCGCCAGAAGTGGGAGGCGCGCAATGTGGAACTGGACAGGGAGGGGGAGGTGCTTGACGCCGCCGCGGCACGCGCGGAGGACCTGGAGAGGCTGGCTCTCGGCTTCACCCACGTGGCGGTGGATCGCATCACGCAGGAGCTCACCGGGCCGAAGCCGGACACGCGGGCGTGGGCCTCGGCGTTCGACTCGGCGCTGGCGGTGCGGCTGCGCGCGGTGAAGGAGGCGCGCGACGTCGCGGACAAGCAGCGCGCGCTCCAGCGGAAGCGGGCCGAGGTGCAGTCGGAGCTGACGCGGCTGAAGGTGCTCGCGGAGCGCGGCGAGCAGCGCGTGGAGGTGCGGCTGTCCTGCCCCGAGGGTTCACAGGTGCGCGTAGCGCTGAGCTACCTGGTGGGCGGCACGTCCTGGGAGCCGCTCTACGAAGCCCGCGCGCTGGAGTCCTCTGGCCTCGTGGAGCTGACGACGCTGGCCACCGTGCGGCAGCGCTCGGGCGAGGACTGGGCCGGCGCGAAGCTCTTCCTCTCCACCGCACTGCCGCGCCAGGACGCCACGCCGCCCGAAGTGACGCCGCTGTACGTCTCCGCCTGGAAGAGGCCAAAGGAGCGCAAGGTGCTGGTGCGCCGCGACGAATTCGGGCAGCACGCGGAGGCCGGCCCGGGTGAGGAGAAGGCTGAAGGCCAGGGCCTGCGCGTGGTGGACCAGGGCCTCTCCGTGCAGTGGGAGGCGCAGGAGGCCACGCGCGTGCCCGGGGACGGCACCGCAGTGCGTGTGCGCATCGGCCGCCACCGGCTGAAAGCGGACTTCTCCTGGCGCACGGCTCCCAAGCTGCTCCCGGTGGTATTCCGTGTGGCGCGACTGAACAACACCACGCCCTTCCCGCTGCTGGCGGGCCCTGTCGGCATCTTCCGCGACACGGGCTACCTGGGACACCAGCAACTGGAGCGCGTCGCCCGAGGCGCGCCCTTCGAGTTGGCCTTCGGGGTGGAGGAGGGCCTGCGCGTGAAACGCACCGTGGTAGCGGAGGTGCAGCGGCCGAAGGGCCTCTTCGGCGGCAAGCAGCGCTTCCGCTACGTGTACCGCTTCGAGCTCGCGAACCTGCGCTCCCAGCCGGAGTTGGTGGAGTTGTCCGAGCACATTCCCGTGTCCGAGTTGGACGACGTGCAGGTGGAGCTGGAGCCGGAATCCACGGCTGGCTACACGCTCGCGGAGGACGACGGCATCGCCACGTGGAAGGTGGCGCTGCCCTCGGGCGGGAAGCGCACGGTGGACCTCGCCTTCCACGTGGACGCGCCCTCCAGCTACGACACGGGGCGCCTGTAG
- a CDS encoding UBP-type zinc finger domain-containing protein yields the protein MKKECPHLEATEHHRTAPVHPSGHGCAECLKDGGEWVHLRMCLTCGHVGCCDDSPSRHATQHFHESTHPVIKSFEPGEDWAWCYVDEQFVERIPTFPGESPPVHYSSPMSAP from the coding sequence ATGAAGAAGGAATGTCCCCACCTGGAAGCGACCGAGCATCACCGGACGGCTCCCGTCCACCCCAGCGGCCACGGCTGCGCGGAGTGTCTGAAGGACGGAGGGGAGTGGGTCCACCTCCGGATGTGCCTGACCTGCGGGCACGTGGGCTGCTGCGACGACTCGCCGTCACGCCACGCGACCCAGCACTTCCACGAAAGCACCCACCCGGTCATCAAATCGTTCGAGCCCGGGGAGGATTGGGCCTGGTGCTACGTGGATGAGCAGTTCGTCGAGCGGATTCCCACCTTCCCAGGCGAGTCGCCGCCGGTGCACTACTCGTCCCCCATGAGCGCGCCGTAG
- a CDS encoding FAD-dependent oxidoreductase, which yields MIPPPLPPNLESRRSQMFPVLDARDHERMQRFGEVRRFRDGECLAAAGQPSPGMIVLAQGRVALSRRDGLGHAIPIVEEGPGQFLGEVAQLSGRPSLVDAHAVGEVVALVMPPHRLRALLVAEADLGERIMRALILRRVGLLETGAGGPVLVGPPEGEGRIRLEGFLSRNGHPYLALDPAQGGEAAALIERHSPRGEELPLVVCPDGSVLKCPSESTLARALGLLPEGAFETRYDVAVVGAGPAGLATAVYAASEGLRVLVLDQRAFGGQAGASSRIENYLGFPTGITGQALTARAYVQAQKFGVEMAIPAEVSSLRCAGPGAPLTLELTDGRTVRTRTVVVASGARYRRPALANLTRFEGRGVFYWASPIEARMCDGEEVVLVGGGNSAGQAAVFLANHARRVRVLVRGRKLAASMSSYLIERLAASPRIEWMMETEVVELAGSEERGLRSVRWRHRPSGREEEHDVRHLFLFIGADPATEWLEGCGVALDAKGFVRTGGMLGEEPLHAEAWEATGRSPFAFETSLPGVFAIGDARSDSVKRVGAAIGEGAAVVAQIHACLASSPTHVATGPLASPCSTA from the coding sequence ATGATTCCCCCTCCCCTGCCCCCGAACCTCGAGTCGCGCCGGTCTCAGATGTTCCCCGTCCTGGACGCCCGGGACCACGAGCGCATGCAACGCTTTGGCGAGGTCCGGCGCTTCCGGGATGGGGAGTGTCTCGCCGCGGCCGGGCAACCGAGCCCCGGGATGATCGTGCTCGCCCAGGGGCGCGTGGCCCTCTCCCGGCGCGATGGCCTGGGGCACGCCATCCCCATCGTGGAGGAGGGCCCTGGACAGTTCCTGGGTGAGGTGGCCCAGCTCTCCGGACGCCCCTCGCTCGTCGACGCTCACGCGGTGGGGGAGGTGGTGGCGCTGGTGATGCCCCCGCACCGGTTGCGTGCGCTGCTCGTGGCGGAGGCGGACCTCGGCGAGCGCATCATGCGCGCCCTCATCCTGCGCCGCGTGGGCCTGCTCGAGACAGGCGCCGGTGGCCCCGTCCTGGTGGGCCCTCCCGAGGGCGAGGGCAGGATCCGCCTGGAAGGCTTCCTCTCGCGCAATGGCCACCCGTACCTCGCGCTGGATCCAGCGCAGGGCGGCGAGGCGGCTGCATTGATTGAGCGCCACTCGCCACGCGGGGAGGAGCTCCCGCTCGTGGTGTGCCCCGATGGCTCGGTCTTGAAGTGTCCCTCCGAGAGCACGCTGGCCCGAGCGCTCGGCCTGCTTCCGGAAGGAGCCTTCGAGACGCGCTATGACGTTGCCGTGGTGGGCGCAGGGCCCGCGGGGCTCGCCACCGCCGTGTACGCGGCCTCCGAAGGGCTGCGGGTGCTCGTCCTGGATCAACGGGCCTTCGGAGGGCAGGCGGGCGCAAGCTCGCGCATCGAGAACTATCTGGGCTTCCCCACGGGCATCACCGGCCAGGCGCTCACCGCGCGTGCCTACGTGCAGGCGCAGAAGTTCGGCGTGGAGATGGCCATCCCGGCGGAGGTCTCCTCCCTGCGCTGCGCGGGCCCTGGCGCGCCGCTCACGCTCGAGCTGACCGACGGGCGAACGGTGCGCACGCGGACCGTGGTGGTGGCCAGCGGCGCACGCTACCGCCGTCCCGCGCTCGCGAACCTCACCCGGTTCGAGGGCCGTGGGGTCTTCTATTGGGCCAGCCCCATCGAGGCGCGCATGTGCGACGGCGAGGAGGTCGTGCTCGTCGGCGGTGGCAACTCCGCGGGCCAGGCGGCCGTGTTCCTCGCGAACCACGCGCGCCGGGTCCGCGTCCTCGTGCGTGGCCGCAAGCTCGCCGCGAGCATGTCCAGCTACCTCATCGAGCGTCTGGCCGCGTCGCCTCGCATCGAGTGGATGATGGAGACGGAGGTGGTGGAGCTGGCGGGCTCGGAGGAGCGCGGCCTGCGGAGCGTGCGCTGGCGGCACCGGCCCAGCGGGCGGGAGGAGGAGCACGACGTGCGCCACCTCTTCCTCTTCATCGGAGCGGACCCGGCCACGGAGTGGCTTGAGGGCTGCGGTGTGGCGCTGGACGCGAAGGGCTTCGTGCGCACGGGAGGGATGCTCGGCGAGGAGCCGCTCCACGCGGAGGCCTGGGAGGCCACCGGGCGGTCGCCGTTCGCGTTCGAGACGAGCCTGCCCGGCGTGTTCGCCATCGGCGATGCGCGCTCGGACTCCGTCAAGCGGGTGGGCGCGGCGATCGGCGAGGGAGCGGCCGTCGTGGCGCAGATACACGCCTGCCTGGCCTCCTCCCCCACGCACGTTGCGACCGGCCCCCTCGCATCCCCATGTTCAACAGCCTGA
- a CDS encoding phage tail sheath C-terminal domain-containing protein: MATGLIIPGVQVTVVKEVLPQQLAPSGVLGITGFTEQNTGKVVRAGSWSRFVEVMGRASAYSLPEARQALDNGVSELVISPLPVGAGTAASISIAGDASRFPSGATGEKAGITLTARAPGPWANGLTARVEYRNNIDKSVSFDLEITHPASGASEVFRNVGSASLASSLEGSSFVKVDASKAVGWPTAGTYTLTGGKDATADEYATALGRLRNEPDVDLVVAAVQDFSDRAKVTRIYGDVISHCNNLSGDSKGRLGLGQVPTSGTVEEHSQLASNLVSDRFVLVAPNGVVGAVAGLVGSLAPHQSPTFKRVSGVGEPTLTVEEQKGLLRGNVVPVVVERGRGTIVVRGLTTDGDQINVRRVADRAVRTLKMVGDLFIGLLNNADGRSALKQKLVEALVQMQKDGAIVPSTDGKDPAFKVEVYSSQQDFALGVVRVNMAVRPVRAIDYIYATITVQV, from the coding sequence ATGGCCACAGGCCTCATCATTCCTGGTGTCCAGGTCACGGTCGTCAAGGAAGTCCTGCCCCAGCAACTCGCCCCGTCGGGCGTGCTGGGCATCACCGGTTTCACGGAGCAGAACACCGGCAAGGTCGTCCGTGCCGGGAGCTGGTCCCGCTTCGTGGAGGTCATGGGGCGCGCCAGCGCCTACAGCCTCCCCGAGGCGAGACAGGCGCTCGACAACGGCGTCTCGGAGCTGGTCATCTCCCCGCTGCCCGTGGGGGCCGGCACCGCCGCCTCCATCTCCATCGCGGGTGACGCCTCCCGGTTCCCCTCGGGCGCCACGGGCGAGAAGGCGGGCATCACCCTGACGGCCAGGGCCCCCGGCCCCTGGGCCAATGGCCTCACCGCCAGGGTGGAGTACCGCAACAACATCGACAAGTCGGTGTCCTTCGACCTGGAGATCACCCACCCGGCCAGCGGCGCCTCCGAGGTCTTCCGCAACGTCGGCTCCGCGTCGCTGGCCTCCTCGCTGGAGGGGTCCTCCTTCGTGAAGGTGGACGCGTCCAAGGCGGTGGGCTGGCCCACGGCGGGGACGTACACGCTGACGGGCGGCAAGGACGCGACGGCGGACGAGTACGCCACCGCGCTGGGCCGGCTGCGCAACGAGCCGGATGTCGACCTGGTGGTCGCGGCCGTGCAGGACTTCAGTGACCGGGCGAAGGTGACGCGCATCTACGGCGACGTCATCAGCCACTGCAACAACCTGAGTGGCGACAGCAAGGGCCGCCTGGGCCTGGGCCAGGTGCCCACGTCGGGCACGGTGGAGGAGCACTCGCAGCTGGCCAGCAACCTGGTGAGTGACCGCTTCGTGCTGGTGGCGCCCAACGGCGTCGTCGGCGCGGTGGCGGGGCTCGTGGGAAGCCTGGCCCCGCACCAGTCGCCGACCTTCAAGCGCGTCTCCGGCGTCGGAGAGCCCACGCTGACGGTGGAGGAGCAGAAGGGCCTGCTGCGCGGCAACGTGGTGCCCGTCGTCGTGGAGCGCGGCCGGGGCACGATCGTCGTGCGCGGCCTCACCACGGACGGAGATCAGATCAACGTCCGTCGCGTGGCGGACCGCGCCGTGCGCACGCTGAAGATGGTGGGCGACCTGTTCATCGGCCTGCTCAACAACGCGGACGGACGCAGCGCCCTGAAGCAGAAGCTGGTGGAGGCGCTGGTGCAGATGCAGAAGGACGGCGCCATCGTCCCTTCCACCGACGGCAAGGACCCCGCCTTCAAGGTGGAGGTCTATTCGTCGCAGCAGGACTTCGCGCTCGGAGTCGTCCGGGTCAACATGGCTGTCCGGCCGGTGCGAGCCATCGACTACATCTACGCGACCATCACGGTCCAGGTCTGA